One Deltaproteobacteria bacterium genomic window carries:
- the murJ gene encoding murein biosynthesis integral membrane protein MurJ: MGFERWKGWCLRSTNRRIFGAIISIGGFTILVKLAAIAKQLVIAGRFGTGDALDAFLIAFLAPSFAINVAAGSFSAALIPTFVEVREREGQDAAQRLFSSVMVLSIFLILAISGILAAFSPTIIRIIGSGFSPEKQALTRSLFFIALPLLIISGLAAIWASILNAQERFALAAIAPVITPVAAVIAILLLGRVWGIYALAVGTVGGGLFEAVLLGRGLRRRGFYLLPRWHGLTPAVKQVARQYAPMAAGALLMSGTEVIDQSMAAMLGPGSVSALSYGNKVVSLIIGIGSLSLSTAIFPHFSRMVAANDWTGIRTTVKTYARLIILTTVPMTLFLVYLSHPIIALLFERGAFTAGDAHLVGRVQALYLLQAPFYFLGIMGVRLLSALKKNHVLMGISAANLLTNIVGNYVFMHFWGLPGISLSTSVVYFISMILIYLSLRSGLRTGA; the protein is encoded by the coding sequence ATGGGTTTTGAACGATGGAAAGGATGGTGTTTAAGATCGACCAATAGACGTATTTTCGGCGCCATTATCAGCATCGGCGGCTTTACCATATTGGTGAAGCTGGCGGCTATTGCGAAGCAACTGGTTATCGCCGGCCGGTTCGGCACGGGCGACGCGCTGGATGCCTTTCTAATAGCGTTTCTGGCCCCATCCTTTGCCATCAATGTGGCCGCAGGGTCATTCAGCGCAGCACTCATACCGACCTTTGTAGAGGTAAGGGAACGGGAGGGACAGGATGCGGCCCAGCGCCTTTTCTCCAGTGTGATGGTCTTGAGTATTTTTCTGATCCTCGCCATATCGGGCATTCTGGCGGCATTTTCTCCAACCATTATACGGATCATCGGGTCCGGTTTCAGTCCCGAAAAACAGGCACTGACCCGCTCTCTCTTTTTTATTGCGCTGCCGCTCTTGATCATCAGCGGCCTGGCCGCCATATGGGCCAGCATCCTTAATGCACAAGAGCGATTTGCACTGGCGGCTATTGCCCCTGTCATAACGCCTGTAGCGGCGGTCATTGCCATTTTGCTCCTGGGCAGGGTCTGGGGGATCTACGCCCTGGCCGTGGGGACGGTGGGGGGAGGGCTTTTTGAAGCGGTGCTGCTGGGAAGGGGGCTCAGGCGCCGGGGATTTTACCTCCTTCCAAGGTGGCATGGCCTGACCCCTGCTGTGAAGCAGGTGGCCAGACAGTATGCGCCGATGGCCGCGGGGGCATTGTTGATGAGCGGCACCGAGGTGATAGACCAGTCCATGGCTGCCATGCTGGGTCCGGGAAGCGTCTCCGCCCTGAGCTACGGCAACAAAGTCGTATCCCTGATCATCGGCATCGGCTCTCTGTCCCTGAGCACGGCCATTTTCCCCCACTTTTCCCGCATGGTGGCTGCCAACGACTGGACCGGGATCCGGACTACGGTCAAGACATATGCGCGCCTGATTATCCTGACCACCGTTCCGATGACACTTTTTCTGGTCTATCTGTCGCATCCTATTATCGCCCTTCTATTTGAACGGGGCGCCTTTACTGCAGGGGACGCGCATCTGGTGGGAAGGGTTCAGGCCCTCTATTTGCTCCAGGCCCCATTTTATTTCCTGGGAATCATGGGGGTCCGCCTGCTGAGCGCCCTGAAAAAGAACCATGTACTGATGGGGATATCGGCGGCAAATCTCCTGACCAACATTGTCGGCAACTATGTCTTTATGCATTTTTGGGGGCTGCCGGGGATCAGCTTGTCGACCAGTGTGGTTTATTTTATCTCTATGATATTGATTTATCTATCTCTGAGGTCAGGATTGAGAACGGGCGCTTAA
- a CDS encoding class I SAM-dependent methyltransferase: MNNRIMNTGLSRQDTIWRHFQNRHPEVFEGATPRMDFVVREISRRKAASIPQVLNIGAGNGYLEASATRLGWMIFSLDPDKGIAKALFEKGIRACPGRMENMPFADGSFDFVVASEVLEHLKAEQLDQGLAEVARVMRRGAWFLGTVPYCENLALNEVVCPRCQEVFHRWGHQRSFDLLTLRTELSRFFDETLVKRKGFVLFRGRGFMGKLKSVVRLILAHYGAQIASPNIYFAARK; encoded by the coding sequence ATGAATAATCGGATAATGAACACCGGCTTGAGCCGTCAGGATACGATTTGGAGACATTTCCAAAACAGGCATCCCGAGGTCTTTGAAGGGGCAACGCCCCGCATGGACTTTGTGGTGAGGGAGATCTCCCGTAGAAAGGCCGCCTCTATTCCGCAGGTCCTGAATATCGGGGCAGGTAATGGATACCTGGAAGCGTCGGCAACACGGCTGGGGTGGATGATATTCTCCTTGGACCCTGATAAGGGAATAGCCAAAGCGCTGTTTGAAAAAGGGATAAGGGCCTGTCCGGGCCGTATGGAAAATATGCCCTTTGCCGATGGCAGCTTTGATTTTGTGGTGGCCTCTGAGGTGCTTGAACACCTGAAGGCTGAACAACTTGACCAGGGACTTGCAGAGGTGGCGAGAGTCATGCGAAGAGGCGCCTGGTTCCTGGGGACCGTCCCTTACTGTGAGAATCTGGCCTTAAATGAGGTGGTATGTCCGAGGTGTCAAGAGGTATTCCATCGATGGGGTCACCAAAGATCTTTTGACCTCCTTACCCTGCGCACTGAACTCTCTCGTTTTTTTGATGAGACCCTTGTTAAGCGGAAGGGATTTGTCTTGTTTCGGGGACGAGGCTTTATGGGAAAACTCAAGAGCGTCGTCCGGCTCATCTTAGCTCATTACGGTGCGCAAATCGCCTCGCCGAATATCTATTTTGCCGCCAGAAAGTAA
- a CDS encoding glycosyltransferase codes for MLKRRKKKLTILFLIGSLELGGAEGQMAALIGRLVGRGVNCRLFVLESPGPLYDSLKGIDLEIHDGGYRRKSGLVKKVVMLFRAQFRVFRVLAKLRPDVIHAYLPLTNFMGALAGRLSGVPLVITSRRALGTHQDRYKGWRIFDILSFRLSHLVTVNSRAVGRDSLIRDLGDPLKVRIIYNGIDALPFESAGSERAPVRRALGILPGEKVVVSIANLIPYKGLADLIEAAATVRERMPEVKFLLIGEDRGIQKQLEEKAHRMGLSQQIVFLGQRLDVPELLAAGDLLALSSHEEGFSNVILEAMASGLPVVATDVGGNREAVMNGITGWLVPPRDPDAMADRILDLLSDKERAAAWGRQGRERVKEVFTIDGMVEAHMNLYRGVVSATSLFSGDGPTEGNGYVRHRGF; via the coding sequence ATGTTAAAAAGACGAAAGAAGAAATTGACCATACTCTTTCTGATCGGTTCCCTTGAACTGGGCGGTGCCGAAGGACAGATGGCCGCGCTCATCGGACGCCTGGTCGGCCGGGGCGTGAACTGCCGTCTGTTCGTGTTGGAGTCTCCCGGACCTCTATATGACAGCCTTAAGGGGATTGATCTGGAGATTCATGATGGGGGTTACCGCAGAAAAAGCGGATTGGTGAAAAAAGTGGTGATGTTGTTTCGCGCCCAATTCAGGGTGTTCCGTGTTCTGGCAAAGCTCCGGCCTGATGTGATCCATGCCTACCTCCCATTGACCAATTTCATGGGAGCGCTGGCAGGGAGGCTCTCAGGCGTTCCTCTGGTCATCACCAGCCGTCGTGCCTTGGGGACCCATCAGGACCGGTATAAGGGGTGGCGCATCTTCGACATCCTGAGCTTTCGCCTGAGTCATCTGGTGACGGTGAATTCCCGGGCGGTGGGCCGGGATTCCCTGATCCGCGATCTGGGGGATCCCTTAAAGGTCAGAATCATCTACAACGGAATTGACGCGCTTCCCTTCGAGTCTGCTGGATCCGAGAGAGCGCCGGTACGCAGGGCCTTGGGAATACTGCCCGGGGAAAAGGTCGTTGTCAGTATCGCCAATCTTATCCCATATAAGGGTCTTGCGGACCTGATAGAGGCCGCAGCAACGGTGAGGGAGAGAATGCCGGAGGTGAAATTTCTGCTGATCGGCGAGGATCGCGGAATTCAAAAACAACTGGAAGAGAAGGCGCATCGCATGGGCCTCTCTCAACAGATCGTGTTCTTGGGCCAGCGACTGGACGTTCCCGAACTTCTGGCGGCCGGCGACCTTCTGGCCCTGTCTTCTCACGAGGAGGGTTTTTCCAACGTCATTCTGGAGGCGATGGCCTCGGGCCTGCCGGTGGTTGCCACCGATGTCGGGGGCAACAGGGAGGCCGTCATGAATGGGATTACCGGATGGCTGGTGCCTCCCAGGGACCCGGACGCCATGGCTGATCGGATTCTGGATCTGCTCAGCGACAAGGAAAGGGCTGCGGCCTGGGGGCGACAAGGCCGGGAGCGGGTAAAGGAAGTGTTCACCATTGACGGAATGGTCGAGGCGCATATGAATCTGTACCGGGGCGTTGTCTCAGCGACCAGTCTGTTCTCAGGGGATGGACCAACCGAGGGGAATGGTTATGTGCGGCATCGTGGGTTTTAG
- the asnB gene encoding asparagine synthase (glutamine-hydrolyzing) translates to MCGIVGFSARRDVGGLRESLSEATSRMIHRGPDDGGIFFDAKAGVGLGHRRLSVIDLSAAGHQPMGTHDGRVQIVYNGEIYNFKEIRKTLKGVGHSFRTETDTEVILEAYLEWGMECLTHFVGMFAFALWDTKIGTLFLARDRIGIKPLYYYFIDGKLLFASELKALMALEGFPKDIDPEAVPLFLHYQYVPAPRTIFKDTWKLLPGHYLAYDGENLDTRAYWNLPGPADEEDFEGNESDAVDALDRVLSEAVSCRLISDVPLGALLSGGIDSSLVAALMQKVSHAPVRTFSIGFNEAGYNEAPWAARVAAHLGTDHTEFYVTPQDAIDVIPRLPEIYDEPFADASAVPTCLVSRLARTRVTVALSGDGGDEQFAGYVRYWSARAMATGFQRLPERVRKSLGRVLERIPVSWIEKCYMPWRDILPQRFCVTNFPDKWEKLVSLMGRVRLDELYRMTICLWSEHDLRALCGSGPAPTRFEETFMETKEWPVLSRLMRVDQKTYLPDAMLTKVDRASMAFSLEVRVPLLDHRVLEFTSRIPDSLKYREGKGKYLLRRLLARYVPEALFERPKMGFGVPIDTWFRGGLKELLLDYLSTERLRGEGLFHCAEVEKKIQEHLSFKANHQYRLWALLMWEMWREQWLG, encoded by the coding sequence ATGTGCGGCATCGTGGGTTTTAGTGCGCGCCGGGATGTGGGTGGTTTGCGGGAGTCCCTTTCGGAGGCGACCTCAAGGATGATCCATCGGGGCCCGGATGATGGGGGGATTTTTTTTGATGCAAAGGCCGGGGTGGGGCTGGGCCACAGGCGCCTCTCGGTCATCGACCTGTCTGCGGCCGGGCATCAGCCCATGGGCACACACGATGGGAGGGTCCAGATTGTCTACAACGGCGAGATCTACAATTTTAAGGAGATCCGCAAGACACTTAAGGGCGTGGGTCACTCCTTTCGGACCGAAACCGACACAGAGGTGATCCTTGAGGCCTATCTGGAATGGGGCATGGAATGCCTGACGCATTTTGTCGGGATGTTCGCCTTCGCCCTCTGGGACACGAAGATCGGAACGCTTTTCCTGGCCAGGGATCGCATCGGGATCAAACCCCTGTATTATTATTTTATTGACGGCAAGCTCCTGTTCGCTTCCGAACTCAAGGCCCTGATGGCACTTGAGGGGTTTCCAAAGGACATAGACCCGGAGGCAGTGCCCCTTTTTCTTCATTATCAATACGTTCCCGCCCCGAGGACCATATTCAAGGACACCTGGAAGCTCCTTCCGGGGCATTATCTCGCCTATGACGGAGAGAACCTGGACACACGGGCCTATTGGAACCTTCCCGGGCCCGCGGATGAAGAGGATTTTGAAGGAAATGAATCAGATGCAGTGGACGCCCTGGACCGGGTCCTCAGCGAGGCCGTATCCTGCCGGCTCATCAGCGATGTGCCGTTAGGGGCATTGCTCAGCGGCGGGATCGATTCGTCCCTTGTCGCGGCCCTGATGCAGAAAGTCAGTCATGCACCGGTCCGGACCTTCAGTATCGGGTTCAATGAGGCCGGTTACAATGAGGCCCCCTGGGCTGCCAGGGTGGCGGCGCATCTAGGGACCGATCATACCGAGTTCTATGTCACACCCCAGGACGCCATCGACGTGATTCCCCGGCTGCCGGAGATCTATGACGAGCCCTTTGCCGATGCCTCGGCTGTGCCCACATGCCTGGTTTCCAGGCTGGCCCGGACCCGGGTCACGGTGGCCCTTTCAGGGGACGGGGGGGACGAACAATTCGCCGGATATGTCCGCTACTGGAGCGCCCGGGCCATGGCCACCGGTTTTCAACGGCTCCCTGAAAGGGTGAGAAAATCGCTGGGCCGGGTCCTTGAAAGGATCCCGGTTTCCTGGATCGAGAAATGCTATATGCCTTGGCGGGACATATTACCGCAGCGCTTTTGCGTGACCAATTTTCCCGACAAATGGGAAAAGCTGGTGAGCCTCATGGGCCGGGTCAGACTCGATGAGTTGTACCGGATGACCATATGCCTCTGGTCAGAGCATGACCTGCGGGCCCTGTGCGGCAGTGGGCCTGCCCCAACCCGGTTCGAAGAGACATTCATGGAGACAAAGGAGTGGCCCGTCCTTTCCCGGCTCATGCGGGTGGATCAGAAGACCTATCTCCCGGATGCCATGCTCACCAAGGTGGACCGTGCCAGCATGGCCTTCAGCCTGGAGGTGAGGGTGCCTCTCCTGGATCATCGTGTCCTGGAATTTACCTCCAGGATCCCGGACAGCCTCAAGTACAGGGAGGGAAAAGGGAAATATCTTCTCAGAAGGCTCCTTGCGCGGTATGTTCCGGAAGCGTTGTTCGAGAGGCCCAAGATGGGCTTCGGAGTGCCGATTGACACCTGGTTTCGAGGCGGGTTGAAGGAACTCCTGCTGGATTATCTATCGACCGAACGGCTTAGAGGAGAAGGCCTGTTCCACTGTGCCGAGGTTGAAAAAAAGATCCAGGAGCATCTCTCCTTCAAGGCCAATCACCAGTATCGACTCTGGGCACTCCTCATGTGGGAGATGTGGCGGGAGCAATGGCTTGGGTGA